The following are encoded together in the Gilvimarinus sp. DA14 genome:
- a CDS encoding ATP-binding cassette domain-containing protein, with product MIEINNVSKHFGKVTALDGVSMQINDGEIVGLLGLNGAGKSTLMRMTYGLVQPSAGEIFIDGINAVSDPERTRSLLGVLPDNAGLYKRLTARENILYFGRLQGMDESALNQSCDELMDILGMGSIAGRYADGFSLGERMKTALARAIVHKPKHILLDEPTNGLDVITTRAVRKLLRQQKAAGRSVLFSSHLMYEVENLCDRVLVIAGGKLVAGGTVAEVVAAAGCNSLEDAFVTLSEAPEYVV from the coding sequence GCGTATCCATGCAAATCAATGACGGCGAAATTGTAGGTTTGCTGGGTTTAAACGGCGCGGGTAAATCCACCTTAATGCGAATGACCTACGGCCTAGTGCAGCCCTCGGCAGGAGAGATTTTTATCGACGGCATTAACGCCGTCAGCGACCCCGAGCGCACCCGCTCACTGCTGGGCGTGCTGCCCGACAATGCCGGCTTGTATAAACGCCTAACCGCCCGCGAGAACATTTTGTATTTTGGCCGCTTGCAAGGCATGGACGAAAGTGCGTTGAATCAGTCGTGCGACGAGTTAATGGATATTTTAGGCATGGGAAGCATTGCAGGGCGTTATGCCGATGGATTTTCGCTGGGCGAGCGCATGAAAACCGCGCTGGCAAGGGCCATTGTGCATAAACCTAAACACATTTTGCTGGACGAGCCTACCAACGGTCTGGATGTGATTACCACCCGCGCGGTGCGCAAGCTGCTGCGCCAGCAAAAAGCGGCCGGGCGCTCGGTATTGTTTTCCAGCCATTTAATGTACGAAGTGGAAAATTTGTGCGATCGGGTGTTAGTCATTGCCGGTGGCAAATTGGTGGCGGGCGGTACCGTGGCGGAGGTGGTGGCTGCCGCCGGTTGCAACAGCTTGGAAGATGCATTTGTGACCCTGTCGGAGGCGCCAGAGTATGTGGTTTAA